The sequence below is a genomic window from Longimicrobiaceae bacterium.
CGTCGGAATCATCGAAGGCGTTCGGCGGCGCTTCAGGAGAACTGCTCCAGGAAGCGCACGTCGTTCTCGTACAGCAGGCGGATGTCCGGGATCTTGTAGCGCTGCATGGCGATGCGGCCCGGCCCCATGCCGAACGCGAACCCCGTGTACCGCTCCGGGTCGATGCCCACGTTCTCGAACACCTTGGGATGCACCATGCCGCTGCCCATGATCTCCATCCAGCCCGTGCCCTTGCAGGCGCTGCACCCGGTGCCGCCGCAGATCTGGCACGACACGTCCACCTCGGCGCTGGGCTCCGTGAACGGGAAGAACGACGGGCGGAAACGCGTCTTCGTGCCCGGCCCGAAGAACCGGCGCGCGAAGGTGCTGATGGTCGCCTTGTAGTCCACGAACGTGATCCCCTCGTCCACCGCCAGCCCTTCCAGCTGCTCGAACGCCGGCGCGTGCGAGGCGTCGAACGGGTCGCGGCGGTACACCACGCCGGGAACGACCACGCGGATGGGCGGCTTGTACTGCTCCATCACGTGCGCTTGCCCCGGCGAGGTGTGCGTGCGCAGG
It includes:
- the pheS gene encoding phenylalanine--tRNA ligase subunit alpha, which encodes FSRVAGPEVETAEYNFTKLNTPLDHPAADMHDTFYLADGVVLRTHTSPGQAHVMEQYKPPIRVVVPGVVYRRDPFDASHAPAFEQLEGLAVDEGITFVDYKATISTFARRFFGPGTKTRFRPSFFPFTEPSAEVDVSCQICGGTGCSACKGTGWMEIMGSGMVHPKVFENVGIDPERYTGFAFGMGPGRIAMQRYKIPDIRLLYENDVRFLEQFS